A genomic segment from Deltaproteobacteria bacterium encodes:
- the yajC gene encoding preprotein translocase subunit YajC: MEDIAYAMGGAGGGGIAGGGDISFIIMMAVVFAIFYFLMIRPQQQKQKEIKVMRENLIHGDMVMTVGGIHGKVTGLTDTLVTIEIAEKVRIKVSREFIGTITQKAAKE, translated from the coding sequence TTGGAAGATATTGCTTACGCTATGGGGGGCGCCGGTGGAGGCGGGATCGCCGGAGGGGGAGATATTAGTTTTATCATCATGATGGCTGTTGTTTTCGCCATCTTTTACTTTCTCATGATACGACCTCAACAACAAAAACAAAAAGAAATTAAGGTGATGCGTGAGAACCTCATTCATGGAGACATGGTCATGACCGTGGGAGGGATTCACGGAAAAGTCACAGGTTTGACAGATACTCTTGTTACAATTGAAATTGCTGAGAAAGTAAGGATAAAAGTCTCACGAGAATTTATCGGTACTATTACTCAGAAAGCTGCAAAAGAATGA